In bacterium, a single genomic region encodes these proteins:
- a CDS encoding type II toxin-antitoxin system RelE/ParE family toxin: protein MGLYKIDLRGPVEQDLRKIHRRYIARILDAIESLVEDPFPIQSRKMKGSESSCRLRVGDYRVIYQVNTENKIVTIHHVRHRKDVYK from the coding sequence ATGGGCTTATATAAAATTGACCTGAGGGGTCCAGTTGAGCAGGACCTAAGAAAAATTCATCGGCGGTATATTGCAAGAATTCTTGATGCAATTGAAAGTCTTGTTGAAGACCCTTTTCCTATTCAATCAAGAAAAATGAAAGGTTCGGAATCAAGCTGTCGTTTACGGGTTGGAGATTATCGTGTGATTTATCAGGTGAACACAGAAAATAAAATTGTAACTATTCATCATGTGCGACATAGAAAAGATGTTTATAAGTGA